A single genomic interval of Burkholderia sp. HI2500 harbors:
- a CDS encoding MerR family transcriptional regulator: MSKQTHSTPDEAAPDSRNEYTVDELARVSDTTVRNVRAYQDRGLLAPPEKRGRVGIYDDTHVARLKLINHLLARGYTLSNIQDLIKAIDEGHDLRSILGLENAIGGRWSHELPKTYSLAALAQMFGPQATTQLSRVTELGLLERRGLSFVAKSPALLEAAAAMTKEGIPPRELLDVISLARPHFDAIARLLVDLVVKRLDRYDAGTLPPATDVPELVDAIWRLRPLAAVFVEGETNRALETAASAYLGGRVATILDKKLSDEAARQSGTPSPENGGDEA, translated from the coding sequence ATGTCAAAACAGACTCATTCCACACCCGACGAGGCGGCGCCGGACTCCCGCAACGAGTACACGGTCGACGAACTTGCACGCGTGTCCGACACGACCGTGCGCAATGTCCGTGCGTACCAGGATCGCGGTTTGCTCGCGCCGCCGGAAAAGCGCGGCCGCGTCGGCATCTACGACGACACGCACGTCGCGCGGCTGAAGCTGATCAACCACCTGCTCGCGCGCGGCTACACGCTGTCGAACATCCAGGACCTGATCAAGGCGATCGACGAAGGCCACGACCTGCGCTCGATCCTCGGTCTCGAAAACGCGATCGGCGGCCGCTGGTCGCACGAACTGCCGAAGACCTATTCGCTTGCCGCGCTCGCGCAGATGTTCGGCCCGCAGGCCACCACGCAGCTGTCGCGCGTGACCGAACTCGGCCTGCTCGAACGGCGCGGCCTGTCGTTCGTCGCCAAGAGCCCCGCGCTGCTCGAAGCGGCCGCCGCGATGACCAAGGAAGGCATTCCGCCGCGCGAGCTGCTCGACGTGATCAGCCTCGCACGGCCGCATTTCGACGCGATCGCGCGGCTGCTGGTCGATCTCGTCGTGAAGCGACTCGACCGCTACGACGCGGGCACGCTGCCGCCCGCCACCGACGTGCCCGAACTGGTCGATGCGATCTGGCGCCTGCGCCCGCTCGCGGCCGTGTTCGTCGAAGGCGAGACGAACCGCGCACTGGAAACCGCGGCGAGCGCGTATCTCGGCGGCCGCGTCGCGACGATCCTCGACAAGAAGCTCAGCGACGAGGCCGCGCGGCAGTCCGGCACACCTTCACCGGAAAACGGCGGCGACGAAGCATAG
- a CDS encoding lysoplasmalogenase, giving the protein MIATLPATYRRLWPLAVVAALLYGLSLAAAPYPGQAVAKAAMGILLLAAGSTCAAPRERAWLCAALVTAVLGDVLLALPDWPLSFVLGLGAFLLTHLGYCAIFMRWRARPHGWRIVALVGLWIAAPAFYVAFFPHLGELLAPVAVYMLVLCAMASFALAARTRGPLVAIGSLIFVGSDTLIGVGRFLGGFPGIDYLIWGLYALAQVTIVAGVFHETAGRPIRP; this is encoded by the coding sequence TTGATCGCCACGCTTCCCGCCACCTACCGCCGGCTCTGGCCGCTCGCCGTCGTCGCCGCGCTGCTATACGGACTGTCGCTCGCCGCGGCGCCCTATCCCGGCCAGGCCGTCGCGAAAGCCGCGATGGGCATCCTGCTGCTCGCGGCGGGCAGCACCTGCGCCGCACCGCGTGAACGCGCGTGGCTGTGCGCGGCGCTCGTGACGGCCGTGCTCGGCGACGTGCTGCTCGCGCTGCCCGACTGGCCGCTGTCGTTCGTCCTCGGCCTCGGCGCGTTCCTGCTCACGCACCTGGGCTACTGCGCGATCTTCATGCGCTGGCGCGCGCGGCCTCACGGCTGGCGCATCGTCGCGCTCGTCGGGCTGTGGATCGCCGCGCCGGCGTTCTACGTGGCGTTCTTCCCGCACCTCGGCGAGTTGCTGGCACCGGTCGCCGTCTACATGCTCGTGCTGTGCGCGATGGCGAGCTTCGCGCTCGCCGCCCGCACGCGCGGCCCGCTGGTGGCCATCGGCAGCCTGATCTTCGTCGGCTCCGATACGCTGATCGGCGTCGGCCGCTTCCTCGGCGGTTTTCCGGGCATCGATTACCTGATCTGGGGCCTCTACGCGCTCGCGCAGGTCACGATCGTGGCCGGGGTTTTCCATGAGACAGCCGGTCGACCGATCCGTCCCTGA
- a CDS encoding GNAT family N-acetyltransferase — protein sequence MLTTPACVVRDATDADLDAIHAIYAHHVHHSVASFEETPPDVAELRARRDAVLRDGLPYLIAECDGRVAGYAYATPYRTRSAYRFTIEDSIYIDDAQRGRGIGRALLATLIERCEAGPWRQMIAVIADGGTGGSTSLHRAFGFEPAGMLKAVGFKHGRWIDTALLQRPLGDGARTLPVSPEPPTSR from the coding sequence ATGCTCACCACTCCCGCCTGCGTCGTTCGCGACGCGACCGACGCCGACCTCGATGCGATCCACGCGATCTATGCGCACCACGTGCACCACAGCGTCGCGTCGTTCGAGGAAACGCCGCCCGACGTCGCCGAACTGCGCGCGCGCCGCGACGCGGTGCTGCGCGACGGGCTGCCGTACCTCATCGCCGAATGCGACGGCCGCGTGGCCGGCTACGCGTACGCGACGCCGTACCGCACGCGCAGCGCGTACCGCTTCACGATCGAGGATTCGATCTACATCGACGATGCGCAGCGCGGGCGCGGGATCGGCCGCGCGCTGCTCGCCACGCTGATCGAACGTTGCGAGGCCGGCCCGTGGCGGCAGATGATCGCGGTGATCGCCGACGGCGGCACCGGCGGCTCGACGTCGCTGCATCGCGCGTTCGGCTTCGAGCCGGCCGGCATGCTGAAGGCGGTCGGTTTCAAGCACGGCCGCTGGATCGATACGGCGCTGCTGCAGCGCCCGCTCGGTGACGGCGCGCGCACGCTTCCCGTCTCGCCGGAGCCTCCCACGTCGCGCTAG
- a CDS encoding LysR family transcriptional regulator, which yields MSWDDIRYFLAVMRGGSLSAAARALQVQHSTVARRIDALESALGIRLFDRLPRGWPPTDEGLHLAEHAARIETDAHAFARAAQGAAALDGVVRVSASPVFASHFLAPRLARAQRAWPALRIDLLGEMHAANLYAREADLAVRLSRPTEPGLAARRLGTMRFALCASPEWADAPPDIWPFVGYDDALAQTPQHQWLARFAAGRRFAFVTNDLAAQHRACAAGAGVALLPRFLVDDPAAHAGAPLVELTAAPRCDIEREIWLVVHPDVRRSPRVQRVADAIAEAVHAADGRL from the coding sequence ATGAGCTGGGACGACATCCGTTATTTCCTCGCGGTGATGCGCGGCGGCAGCCTGTCGGCCGCCGCGCGGGCGCTGCAGGTTCAGCACTCGACGGTCGCGCGGCGCATCGACGCGCTGGAGTCCGCGCTCGGCATCCGGCTGTTCGACCGGCTGCCGCGCGGCTGGCCGCCGACCGACGAAGGGCTGCACCTTGCCGAGCACGCGGCACGCATCGAAACCGACGCGCATGCGTTCGCGCGCGCCGCCCAGGGCGCGGCGGCGCTCGACGGCGTGGTGCGCGTATCGGCGTCGCCGGTGTTCGCCAGCCACTTCCTCGCGCCGCGGCTCGCCCGCGCGCAGCGCGCATGGCCGGCGCTGCGGATCGACCTGCTGGGCGAGATGCACGCGGCGAACCTGTACGCACGCGAAGCCGATCTCGCGGTGCGGCTGTCGCGGCCGACCGAGCCGGGGCTCGCCGCGCGCCGGCTCGGCACGATGCGCTTCGCGCTGTGCGCGTCGCCGGAATGGGCGGACGCACCGCCCGACATCTGGCCGTTCGTCGGCTACGACGACGCGCTCGCTCAGACGCCGCAGCATCAGTGGCTCGCCCGCTTCGCGGCCGGGCGCCGTTTCGCGTTCGTCACCAACGACCTGGCCGCGCAGCATCGCGCGTGCGCGGCCGGCGCCGGCGTCGCGCTGCTGCCACGGTTTCTCGTCGACGATCCGGCCGCGCATGCCGGCGCGCCGCTCGTCGAGCTGACGGCCGCACCGCGTTGCGACATCGAGCGCGAGATCTGGCTCGTCGTCCACCCGGACGTGCGCCGGTCGCCGCGCGTGCAGCGCGTCGCCGACGCGATCGCCGAAGCCGTTCACGCGGCGGACGGACGGCTGTAG
- a CDS encoding quinone oxidoreductase family protein: MTQTATAIRIGIDRYGDAGVLRRVDAPVAPPGAGEVRIRQTAIGVNFVDIYFRSGAHALPALPDALGVEAAGVIDAVGPGVMELVPGQRVAYAGMPTGSYASLRTMPAERVLPLPDGLSDEGAAAGLLKGITVYMLLHRVRHVGAGDTVLVHAAAGGVGLLATQWARALGARVIGTVGSAAKAALVRKHGADAVVDYREEDFVAAARAFGGGAGVDYAIDGIGGDVLTRTLGAVRPFGMVASIGQVAAIGARQTFDLDELGPARSIALARPSVLGFIARDVDGYREAARATLERLAGGMHVEIGARLPLEQAADAHRLLESRATTGGVVLVP, encoded by the coding sequence ATGACCCAGACTGCCACCGCCATCCGGATCGGGATCGACCGTTACGGCGACGCCGGCGTGCTGCGCCGCGTCGATGCGCCCGTCGCGCCGCCCGGTGCCGGCGAAGTGCGGATTCGCCAGACCGCGATCGGCGTGAATTTCGTCGACATCTATTTCAGGTCGGGCGCACACGCGTTGCCGGCGCTGCCGGATGCGCTCGGTGTCGAAGCGGCCGGCGTGATCGATGCGGTCGGGCCGGGCGTGATGGAGCTCGTCCCTGGTCAGCGCGTCGCGTATGCGGGTATGCCGACCGGCAGCTATGCGAGCCTGCGCACGATGCCGGCCGAGCGTGTGTTGCCGCTTCCCGACGGCCTGAGCGACGAAGGCGCCGCGGCCGGACTGCTGAAAGGGATCACCGTTTACATGCTGCTGCATCGCGTCCGTCATGTCGGCGCCGGCGACACGGTGCTCGTGCATGCGGCGGCCGGCGGCGTCGGGCTGCTGGCGACGCAATGGGCGCGTGCGCTCGGCGCGCGGGTGATCGGCACGGTCGGGTCGGCCGCGAAAGCCGCGCTTGTTCGCAAGCATGGCGCCGACGCGGTCGTCGATTACCGCGAGGAGGATTTTGTCGCGGCGGCCCGCGCGTTCGGCGGCGGCGCGGGAGTCGATTATGCGATCGACGGGATCGGCGGCGACGTGCTGACGCGCACGCTCGGCGCGGTCCGTCCGTTCGGGATGGTCGCGAGCATCGGGCAGGTGGCCGCGATCGGTGCGCGGCAGACGTTCGATCTCGACGAACTGGGACCGGCGCGGTCGATCGCGCTGGCGCGGCCGAGCGTGCTCGGCTTCATCGCGCGTGACGTCGACGGATATCGCGAGGCTGCGCGCGCGACGCTCGAACGGCTGGCAGGCGGGATGCACGTGGAGATCGGCGCGCGGCTGCCGCTCGAACAGGCGGCCGATGCGCACCGGTTGCTGGAGTCGCGCGCGACGACGGGTGGGGTCGTGCTGGTGCCGTGA
- a CDS encoding CoA transferase, which translates to MGVDQMSRERAPADDERVSRQLRAFWRAAGGSQAFLESCSFSGAGELVSAFRVTDMATAAIGAAAASVAELLHAATGTLPAVRVDRRMASLWFGTSLRPQGWSMPPQWDPVAANYRARDRWIRLHTNAPHHRLAALSVLGCAADAQSVAQAVNRWDAGALEEAIVERGGCAAAMYSAQEWAGHPQGNAVATEPLLHVRAATDAVARDWRPSKDRPLRGIRVLDLTRILAGPVATRFLAGLGADVLRIDPYGWEEPGTVPEVVLGKRCARLNLKDAADLDTLKQLLRSADIVVHGYRSDALARLGLDAAHRRELNPALIDVSLDAYGWSGEWRYRRGFDSLIQMSTGIADAGMRVTGSDEPVNLPVQAIDHATGYLMATAAIRGLTTRMKEGVGTEVRTSLARTAAELQLRSEPMSEVIELVADDQRDRAEHVEPTSWGPASRLLPPVRIDGAPLRWFYPARALGAYEPEWLSSNDDL; encoded by the coding sequence ATGGGTGTCGATCAAATGTCGAGGGAACGGGCTCCGGCCGATGACGAGCGGGTGTCGCGTCAGCTACGGGCGTTCTGGCGCGCGGCGGGTGGGTCTCAGGCTTTTCTCGAGTCGTGCAGCTTCAGCGGGGCGGGCGAACTGGTTTCGGCATTTCGCGTCACCGACATGGCCACGGCGGCGATCGGCGCGGCCGCGGCGTCCGTTGCCGAATTGCTGCATGCAGCGACCGGGACGTTGCCGGCGGTTCGGGTCGACCGGCGCATGGCGTCGCTATGGTTCGGCACGTCGCTGCGTCCGCAAGGCTGGTCGATGCCGCCGCAATGGGATCCGGTGGCCGCCAACTATCGGGCGCGCGATCGCTGGATCCGCTTGCACACGAACGCGCCGCATCATCGGCTGGCCGCGTTGTCGGTGCTCGGCTGCGCCGCCGATGCGCAGTCGGTCGCACAAGCGGTGAATCGCTGGGATGCCGGCGCGCTCGAAGAGGCGATCGTCGAGCGCGGCGGTTGTGCCGCGGCGATGTACTCGGCGCAGGAGTGGGCCGGGCATCCGCAGGGCAACGCAGTCGCGACCGAGCCGTTGCTACATGTCCGTGCCGCGACCGATGCCGTCGCGCGCGACTGGCGGCCTTCGAAAGACCGGCCGTTGCGTGGCATTCGCGTGCTCGACCTGACGCGCATTCTGGCCGGCCCCGTGGCGACACGGTTTCTTGCGGGCCTGGGCGCCGACGTGCTGCGCATCGATCCGTACGGCTGGGAAGAGCCGGGCACGGTGCCCGAAGTCGTCCTCGGCAAGCGGTGTGCGCGGCTGAACCTGAAGGATGCCGCAGATCTGGATACGCTCAAGCAGTTGCTGCGCAGCGCGGATATCGTCGTGCACGGTTACCGGTCGGACGCGCTCGCGCGACTCGGGCTCGATGCCGCGCATCGGCGCGAGCTGAATCCTGCGCTCATCGACGTGTCGCTCGACGCTTATGGCTGGAGTGGTGAATGGCGTTACCGGCGCGGCTTCGACAGCCTCATTCAAATGAGCACGGGAATCGCCGACGCGGGTATGCGCGTGACGGGCAGTGATGAGCCGGTGAACTTGCCTGTCCAGGCGATCGACCATGCGACGGGTTACCTGATGGCGACCGCCGCGATCCGCGGGCTGACGACGCGAATGAAAGAGGGCGTCGGTACCGAGGTGCGCACTTCGCTGGCGCGCACGGCGGCTGAGTTGCAGTTGCGGTCGGAGCCGATGAGCGAGGTGATTGAGCTGGTTGCCGACGATCAACGTGATCGTGCGGAACACGTCGAACCGACGTCGTGGGGGCCGGCATCCCGGCTCCTGCCGCCCGTACGGATCGACGGTGCGCCGCTGCGATGGTTTTATCCGGCGCGCGCGCTGGGTGCGTACGAGCCCGAATGGTTGTCGTCGAACGACGATCTGTGA
- the speB gene encoding agmatinase, whose translation MTELLHGDGAIRRTTPYGSSIENTYAGVLSFMRRNYSRALDGVDVAISGVPLDLATTYRSGARLGPAAIRAASVQLAELHPYPWGFNPFEDLAAVDYGDCWFDAHNPLSIKPAIVEHARTILGSGAKMLTLGGDHYITYPLLVAHAERYGKPLSLIHFDAHCDTWADDDPDSLNHGTMFYKAVKEGLIDPATSVQVGIRTWNDDFLGIERLDAAWVHDHGARAAVERIVAIVGARPAYLTFDIDCLDPAFAPGTGTPVAGGLSSAQALAIVRALGAVNLVGADVVEVAPAYDHADITAIAAAHVACDLLCLWRQKKVAGALK comes from the coding sequence ATGACCGAACTTCTCCACGGCGACGGCGCGATCCGTCGCACGACGCCGTACGGCTCGTCGATCGAAAACACCTATGCGGGCGTGCTGTCGTTCATGCGCCGCAACTATTCGCGCGCGCTCGACGGCGTCGACGTCGCGATCTCCGGCGTGCCGCTCGACCTCGCGACGACCTACCGCTCCGGCGCGCGGCTCGGGCCGGCCGCGATCCGCGCGGCGAGCGTGCAGCTCGCGGAGCTTCATCCGTATCCGTGGGGCTTCAACCCGTTCGAGGATCTCGCGGCCGTCGACTACGGCGATTGCTGGTTCGACGCGCACAACCCGCTGTCGATCAAGCCCGCGATCGTCGAGCATGCGCGCACGATCCTCGGTTCCGGCGCGAAGATGCTGACGCTCGGCGGCGACCACTACATCACGTACCCGCTGCTGGTCGCGCATGCGGAGCGCTACGGCAAGCCGCTGTCGCTGATCCATTTCGACGCGCACTGCGATACGTGGGCCGACGACGATCCGGACAGCCTCAATCACGGGACGATGTTCTACAAGGCCGTGAAGGAAGGGCTGATCGATCCGGCGACGTCGGTGCAGGTCGGGATTCGCACGTGGAACGACGACTTTCTCGGGATCGAGCGGCTCGATGCGGCGTGGGTGCATGACCACGGCGCGCGTGCGGCGGTCGAGCGGATCGTCGCTATCGTCGGCGCGCGGCCGGCGTACCTGACGTTCGATATCGATTGTCTCGATCCGGCGTTCGCGCCCGGCACCGGCACGCCGGTCGCGGGCGGGCTGTCGTCGGCGCAGGCGCTCGCGATCGTGCGTGCGCTCGGCGCGGTGAACCTGGTCGGTGCGGATGTGGTCGAGGTCGCGCCCGCGTACGACCACGCGGACATCACGGCGATCGCGGCCGCGCATGTCGCGTGTGACTTGCTGTGTCTGTGGCGGCAGAAGAAGGTGGCGGGAGCGCTGAAGTAA
- a CDS encoding citrate synthase family protein produces the protein MSNYLNSTAAAARLGVSRQTLYAYVSRGLLRAEPGGSHRESRYLAAEVERLADQRARGRKPKEVAKAALNWGAPVLESSITLIDGGRLFYRGVDALDLAARASLEEVAALLWRCDEQTAFGRHVPTTPSVLRTLFRHYDGQRTEQALLPLFTVASEDAPTAIWHQSADRQAQGCGDLVRILAACLLRTRIDTAPIHAQCARAWGVGPAGAELIRMALVLCADHELNASSFTGRCIASTNASLRAVVVGGLAGLSGERHGATTARGEALWDELGKKDVEQKMVARLARGDGLPGFGHALYPDGDVRATYLLSRILPRHPQWKRMIDTGSTLVGQKPSLDLALVALRRHLRLPVGAAFGLFALGRSIGWIAHGLEQREQSDLIRPRAVYTGAWPDGAGADHSRSRGRAGKQQTTQPAAPKDDMLAAFFRSR, from the coding sequence ATGTCGAACTACCTGAATTCGACCGCAGCCGCGGCAAGGCTCGGTGTCTCGCGGCAAACCCTCTATGCGTACGTCAGCCGCGGCCTGCTTCGCGCGGAGCCGGGCGGCAGCCACCGTGAAAGCCGCTACCTCGCGGCCGAGGTCGAGCGCCTCGCGGATCAACGCGCACGCGGCCGCAAGCCGAAGGAAGTGGCGAAGGCCGCGCTGAACTGGGGGGCGCCCGTGCTCGAATCGAGCATCACGTTGATCGATGGCGGCCGGCTCTTCTATCGCGGCGTGGATGCACTCGATCTCGCTGCCCGCGCGAGTCTCGAGGAAGTCGCGGCGCTGCTGTGGCGATGCGACGAGCAGACCGCTTTCGGCCGTCACGTCCCCACGACGCCGTCAGTACTGCGAACGCTCTTCAGGCACTACGACGGTCAACGCACCGAGCAAGCGCTGCTGCCGCTCTTCACCGTCGCAAGCGAGGACGCGCCGACGGCGATCTGGCATCAGTCGGCCGATCGTCAGGCGCAGGGCTGCGGCGATCTCGTGCGAATTCTGGCGGCATGCCTGCTGCGCACCCGGATCGATACCGCCCCCATCCACGCGCAATGCGCGCGGGCATGGGGCGTCGGGCCGGCGGGCGCCGAGCTGATCAGGATGGCGCTCGTGCTGTGCGCGGATCACGAACTGAACGCGTCGAGCTTCACGGGGCGGTGCATCGCGTCGACGAACGCGAGCTTGCGCGCCGTCGTGGTCGGCGGCCTGGCCGGCTTGTCGGGCGAGCGGCATGGCGCCACCACCGCGCGCGGCGAAGCACTGTGGGACGAACTGGGCAAAAAGGACGTCGAGCAAAAAATGGTCGCGCGTCTCGCCCGGGGTGACGGCTTGCCGGGCTTCGGACATGCGCTCTATCCCGATGGCGACGTGCGTGCGACGTATCTGTTGTCGCGGATCCTGCCGCGTCATCCTCAATGGAAAAGGATGATCGATACCGGGAGCACGCTCGTCGGCCAGAAGCCCTCGCTCGATCTCGCGCTGGTGGCGTTACGCAGACATTTGCGGCTTCCCGTCGGCGCGGCATTCGGCCTGTTCGCGCTCGGCCGCTCGATCGGCTGGATCGCGCACGGGCTGGAGCAGCGCGAGCAATCCGATCTCATCCGGCCGCGTGCGGTTTATACGGGGGCCTGGCCAGACGGTGCCGGAGCGGATCATTCTCGATCTCGCGGACGGGCGGGAAAGCAGCAAACAACGCAACCGGCAGCGCCGAAAGACGACATGCTTGCGGCTTTCTTCAGGAGTAGATAG
- a CDS encoding sulfonate ABC transporter substrate-binding protein: MIRFTRWIARTAAVTTLVALSAASAFAQGGADKVVRIGYQKAGLLSVIKAQGSLEARLKPLGYGVQWFEFPAGPQLLEALNANSIDFGYTGAPPPVFAQAAGVHFVYVGAEPPAPHNEAVIVKADSPIGSVTGLRGKKIALQKGSSANYLLLEALKQAGVRYDEIRPVYLPPADARAAFESGNVDAWVVWDPYYAAAQNALKVRTLSDYTGLAATNNFYEATRDFAQQHPDVVGAILKQARETGQWVNTHPADTAALIAPKVGLPQPIVETWIKRVPFGAVPLDEKIVAAQQRVADAFYAAKLIPQKLNVADNAWVDQNAQRALAAK; this comes from the coding sequence ATGATTCGTTTCACCCGCTGGATCGCCCGCACCGCCGCCGTCACCACGCTCGTCGCGCTGTCCGCCGCGTCGGCTTTCGCGCAAGGCGGCGCCGACAAGGTCGTGCGCATCGGCTACCAGAAGGCCGGCCTGCTGTCGGTCATCAAGGCGCAAGGTTCGCTCGAAGCGCGGCTCAAGCCGCTCGGCTATGGCGTGCAGTGGTTCGAATTCCCGGCCGGCCCGCAACTGCTCGAAGCGCTGAACGCGAACAGCATCGACTTCGGCTACACGGGCGCGCCGCCGCCCGTGTTCGCACAGGCGGCCGGCGTGCACTTCGTCTATGTCGGCGCGGAACCGCCGGCGCCGCACAACGAGGCCGTGATCGTGAAGGCCGATTCGCCGATCGGTTCGGTCACCGGCCTGCGCGGCAAGAAGATCGCGCTGCAGAAGGGCTCGAGCGCGAACTACCTGCTGCTCGAAGCACTGAAGCAGGCCGGCGTGCGCTACGACGAAATCCGCCCCGTGTATCTTCCGCCAGCCGACGCGCGCGCCGCATTCGAGAGCGGCAACGTCGATGCGTGGGTCGTCTGGGATCCGTACTACGCGGCCGCGCAGAATGCGCTGAAGGTGCGCACGCTGTCCGACTACACGGGCCTCGCGGCGACCAACAACTTCTACGAAGCGACGCGGGATTTCGCGCAGCAGCATCCGGACGTGGTCGGCGCGATCCTGAAGCAGGCGCGCGAGACGGGCCAGTGGGTCAACACGCATCCGGCCGACACGGCGGCGCTGATCGCACCGAAGGTAGGCCTGCCGCAACCGATTGTCGAGACGTGGATCAAGCGTGTCCCGTTTGGCGCGGTGCCGCTCGACGAAAAGATCGTCGCGGCCCAGCAACGCGTCGCCGATGCGTTTTATGCGGCGAAGCTGATTCCGCAGAAGCTGAACGTGGCCGACAACGCATGGGTCGACCAAAACGCGCAGCGTGCGCTCGCGGCAAAGTAG
- a CDS encoding MDR family MFS transporter has protein sequence MTTDTLLTPPAAETARRDAPTGLIVAALLLVMLLSALDQTIVSTALPTIVGELGGLDQLSWVVTAYLLSSTVVLPLYGKLGDLYGRKIVLQAAIVLFLAGSALCGVAQDMTQLIVLRAVQGLGGGGLMVVTMAAIGDLVPPDRRARYQGMFGGVYGLATIIGPLLGGFLVEHLSWRWIFTINLPLGFLALAVIGVAFRPHTAHVKHRIDYMGAAFLATALTCVILFTSEGGSLLPWTSPQLWMTLVLGIVAIGGFIYEERLAAEPIMPLELFRHRTFVLVSLIGFVVGIALFGSVTFIPLYLQVVKGSTPSQAGMQLLPMMGGMLVTSIVSGRLISRLGSYRMFPILGTLTGGIAMALLSTLTLDTPLHTMYTYMALLGIGLGMVMPVLTLAVQNTVEFRHMGVATSGATLFRSIGGSLGVAAFGALFSHGLQSRVMAALPAGTALPPALGPAAVHQLPDAVRDAYLHAFAGSLHVVYLAAATVIAIAFVLAWFVEDAPLRKHH, from the coding sequence ATGACAACCGACACCCTCCTCACTCCGCCGGCCGCCGAAACGGCCCGCCGCGACGCGCCGACCGGGCTGATCGTCGCCGCGCTGCTGCTCGTCATGCTGCTGTCCGCACTCGACCAGACGATCGTGTCGACCGCGCTGCCGACGATCGTCGGCGAGCTCGGCGGGCTCGACCAGTTGTCGTGGGTCGTCACCGCGTACCTGCTCTCCTCCACCGTCGTGCTGCCGTTGTACGGCAAGCTCGGTGACCTGTACGGCCGCAAGATCGTGCTGCAGGCCGCGATCGTGCTGTTCCTCGCGGGCTCCGCGCTGTGCGGCGTCGCGCAGGACATGACGCAGCTGATCGTGCTGCGCGCGGTGCAGGGGCTGGGCGGCGGCGGCCTGATGGTCGTCACGATGGCCGCGATCGGCGATCTGGTGCCGCCCGATCGCCGCGCGCGCTACCAGGGGATGTTCGGCGGCGTGTACGGCCTCGCGACGATCATCGGCCCGTTGCTCGGCGGCTTCCTGGTCGAGCACCTGTCGTGGCGCTGGATCTTCACGATCAACCTGCCGCTCGGCTTTCTCGCGCTCGCGGTGATCGGCGTCGCGTTCCGGCCGCACACCGCGCACGTGAAGCACCGGATCGACTACATGGGCGCCGCGTTCCTCGCCACCGCCCTCACCTGCGTGATCCTGTTCACGAGCGAAGGCGGCTCGCTGCTGCCGTGGACGTCGCCGCAGCTGTGGATGACGCTCGTGCTCGGCATCGTCGCGATCGGCGGCTTCATTTACGAAGAGCGGCTCGCGGCCGAGCCGATCATGCCGCTCGAACTGTTCCGCCATCGCACCTTCGTGCTGGTCAGCCTGATCGGCTTCGTCGTCGGCATCGCGCTGTTCGGCTCGGTCACGTTCATTCCGCTCTACCTGCAGGTCGTGAAGGGCTCGACGCCGTCGCAGGCCGGGATGCAGCTGCTGCCGATGATGGGCGGGATGCTCGTGACGTCGATCGTCAGCGGCCGGCTGATCTCGCGGCTCGGCTCGTACCGGATGTTCCCGATCCTGGGCACGCTGACCGGCGGCATCGCGATGGCGCTGCTGTCGACGCTGACGCTCGATACGCCGCTGCACACGATGTACACGTACATGGCGCTGCTCGGGATCGGCCTCGGCATGGTGATGCCCGTGCTGACGCTCGCCGTGCAGAACACGGTCGAATTCCGGCACATGGGCGTCGCGACGTCGGGTGCAACGCTGTTCCGCTCGATCGGCGGCTCGCTCGGTGTCGCGGCGTTCGGCGCGCTGTTCTCGCACGGGCTGCAGTCGCGGGTGATGGCTGCGCTGCCGGCCGGCACGGCGCTGCCGCCCGCGCTCGGCCCGGCTGCCGTGCACCAGTTGCCGGATGCCGTGCGCGACGCGTACCTGCATGCGTTCGCCGGTTCGCTGCACGTCGTGTATCTGGCCGCGGCGACGGTCATCGCGATCGCGTTCGTGCTCGCGTGGTTCGTCGAGGATGCGCCGCTGCGCAAGCACCACTGA
- a CDS encoding cold-shock protein, with the protein MDTGIVKWFNDSKGFGFITPDNGGDDLFAHFSEIRADGFKTLAENQKVSFETKQGPKGLQAANIKPL; encoded by the coding sequence ATGGATACCGGTATCGTCAAGTGGTTCAACGACAGCAAAGGCTTTGGCTTCATCACGCCCGACAACGGCGGCGACGACCTCTTCGCTCACTTCTCCGAAATTCGCGCCGACGGCTTCAAGACGCTGGCTGAAAACCAGAAAGTGAGCTTCGAAACGAAGCAAGGCCCGAAGGGTCTGCAAGCGGCCAACATCAAGCCGCTGTAA